Proteins from one Pseudomonas grandcourensis genomic window:
- a CDS encoding TlpA disulfide reductase family protein, with product MTRRLAAALAIIGALMLGGCGNDYGIDQDGHKIAANRLDGKWLVLNYWAEWCGPCRTEIPELNALAEQLKDKKIGVFGVNFDNVQGQELKGASEKLGIRFTVLAQDPSELFELPRSEALPVTYIIDNKGKVREQLMGEQTAAGVMAKLEALQAKN from the coding sequence ATGACAAGGCGACTGGCAGCGGCATTGGCGATCATCGGAGCGTTGATGCTGGGGGGCTGCGGTAATGACTATGGTATCGACCAGGACGGCCACAAGATCGCCGCCAACCGACTGGACGGCAAATGGCTGGTCCTCAACTACTGGGCAGAATGGTGCGGGCCTTGCCGTACCGAGATACCGGAGTTGAACGCCTTGGCCGAGCAACTCAAGGACAAGAAAATCGGTGTGTTCGGGGTTAACTTCGACAATGTTCAGGGGCAAGAGCTGAAGGGCGCGAGCGAGAAACTGGGGATCAGGTTCACCGTGCTGGCCCAGGACCCTTCCGAACTGTTCGAGCTGCCGCGCAGCGAGGCGTTGCCGGTGACCTACATCATCGATAACAAGGGCAAGGTGCGTGAGCAATTGATGGGTGAGCAGACGGCGGCGGGAGTGATGGCGAAGCTTGAGGCGTTGCAGGCTAAAAACTGA
- a CDS encoding DNA-3-methyladenine glycosylase I, which translates to MRDYKWLNEYCLNRFGSAAELEAHLPVPKTPAQLRKISDDRYLSMMALRVFRAGLKHSLVDAKWPAFEEVFFKFDPEKVVLMSAEHLERLMQDTRIIRHLGKLKSVPRNAQFILDVAHEKGSFGALIAEWPVTDIVGLWTFLKKRGHQLGGLSAPRFLRMIGKDTFVPSYDVVAALNAQDIIDKVPSSLRDLALVQDVFNQWHEESGGRPMSQISMMLAYTVNH; encoded by the coding sequence ATGCGCGATTACAAGTGGCTTAACGAGTACTGTCTGAACCGCTTCGGTTCGGCGGCTGAACTGGAAGCCCATCTGCCCGTTCCCAAGACTCCGGCGCAACTGCGCAAGATCAGCGACGATCGCTACCTCTCGATGATGGCGCTACGGGTATTTCGCGCCGGGCTCAAGCACAGTCTGGTGGATGCCAAGTGGCCGGCCTTCGAAGAAGTGTTCTTCAAGTTCGACCCGGAAAAAGTCGTGCTGATGAGCGCCGAGCACCTTGAGCGCCTGATGCAGGACACGCGGATCATCCGTCACCTGGGCAAGCTCAAGAGCGTGCCGCGCAATGCGCAGTTCATACTGGACGTGGCCCATGAAAAGGGCAGCTTCGGTGCGTTGATCGCCGAGTGGCCGGTGACCGATATCGTCGGTCTCTGGACCTTCCTGAAAAAACGCGGACATCAGTTGGGCGGGCTGTCAGCCCCGCGCTTCCTGCGGATGATCGGCAAGGACACCTTTGTACCGAGCTACGACGTTGTGGCGGCGCTGAATGCGCAGGACATCATCGACAAGGTGCCGAGCAGTCTGCGCGACCTGGCGCTGGTGCAGGATGTGTTCAACCAGTGGCATGAGGAAAGTGGCGGGCGGCCGATGAGCCAGATTTCGATGATGCTGGCTTATACCGTCAATCATTAA
- a CDS encoding META domain-containing protein, producing MKRLALTAMVGASLLGCAAEPVQLEHNRSYILEWIGERPLMDYSHLTVTLGEDGRAYGNGGCNHWFAPYTLDGDKLTFGKIGSTRKLCAPALMEQEKRFLQALENVQRWDVSPIEQLRFWPAEGKPLRWWLEEG from the coding sequence ATGAAACGCCTCGCTCTGACCGCTATGGTCGGCGCCAGCCTGCTGGGCTGCGCCGCCGAGCCGGTGCAGCTTGAACACAATCGCAGCTACATTCTGGAGTGGATCGGCGAGCGGCCGTTGATGGACTACAGCCACCTGACCGTCACCCTCGGCGAAGACGGCCGGGCCTACGGCAATGGCGGCTGCAACCACTGGTTCGCGCCGTACACCCTCGATGGCGACAAACTGACTTTCGGCAAAATCGGCAGCACCCGCAAATTGTGCGCGCCGGCGCTGATGGAACAGGAAAAACGCTTCCTTCAAGCCCTGGAAAACGTCCAGCGCTGGGACGTCTCCCCGATCGAGCAGCTACGCTTCTGGCCAGCCGAAGGCAAGCCGCTGCGTTGGTGGCTTGAGGAGGGTTGA
- a CDS encoding dicarboxylate/amino acid:cation symporter: MTTRQPLYKSLYFQVIVAIVIGIALGHFYPQLGVAVKPLGDGFIKLIKMIIAPIIFCTVVSGIAGMQDMKAVGKTGGYALLYFEIVSTIALLVGLVVVNIVQPGNGMHIDVTTLDASKIATYVAAGADQSVVGFLLNVIPATIVGAFATGDILQVLMFSVIFGFALHRLGAYGKPLLDFIDRFAHVMFNIINMIMKLAPIGAFGAMAFTIGAYGVGSLVQLGQLMACFYITCLLFILIVLGSIARLHGFSVLKMIRYIREELLIVLGTSSSESVLPRMLIKMERLGAQKSVVGLVIPTGYSFNLDGTAIYLTMAAVFIAQATDTHMDITHQITLLVVLLLSSKGAAGVTGSGFIVLAATLSAVGHLPVAGLALILGIDRFMSEARALTNLVGNAVATIVVAKWVKELDTDVLQAELASGGRGIADEPKDDVLGHVEGATPTSAK, from the coding sequence ATGACGACTCGTCAGCCACTGTACAAATCCCTGTATTTCCAGGTGATCGTTGCAATTGTCATCGGTATCGCGCTCGGTCACTTCTATCCGCAGCTCGGTGTGGCGGTAAAGCCGCTGGGTGACGGGTTCATCAAACTGATCAAAATGATCATCGCCCCGATCATCTTCTGCACCGTCGTCAGCGGTATCGCCGGCATGCAGGACATGAAAGCGGTCGGCAAGACCGGCGGCTACGCGCTGCTGTACTTCGAGATCGTTTCGACCATCGCATTGCTGGTCGGTCTGGTCGTGGTCAACATCGTGCAGCCGGGCAATGGCATGCACATCGACGTCACCACCCTCGATGCCTCCAAGATTGCCACTTATGTTGCAGCCGGTGCGGACCAAAGCGTCGTCGGCTTTCTGCTGAACGTGATCCCGGCCACCATCGTCGGCGCCTTCGCCACTGGTGACATCCTGCAAGTGCTGATGTTCTCGGTGATCTTCGGTTTCGCCCTGCATCGCCTGGGTGCCTACGGCAAGCCGCTGCTGGACTTCATTGATCGCTTCGCCCACGTGATGTTCAACATCATCAACATGATCATGAAGCTCGCGCCAATCGGTGCCTTCGGTGCCATGGCCTTCACCATCGGTGCTTACGGTGTCGGCTCGCTGGTGCAACTGGGTCAGTTGATGGCGTGCTTCTACATCACCTGCCTGCTGTTCATCCTGATCGTGCTGGGCTCCATCGCCCGCCTGCACGGCTTCAGCGTGCTGAAAATGATCCGCTACATCCGTGAGGAACTGCTGATCGTGCTGGGTACTTCTTCTTCGGAATCGGTACTGCCACGCATGCTGATCAAGATGGAGCGTCTGGGCGCGCAGAAATCCGTAGTAGGCCTGGTGATCCCGACCGGCTACTCGTTCAACCTCGACGGTACTGCGATCTACCTGACCATGGCCGCGGTGTTCATTGCCCAGGCAACCGATACGCACATGGACATCACGCACCAGATCACCCTGCTGGTGGTGTTGCTGCTGTCGTCCAAGGGCGCTGCGGGCGTGACCGGTAGCGGTTTCATCGTACTGGCTGCCACCCTGTCCGCCGTGGGCCACCTGCCGGTTGCCGGCCTGGCGCTGATCCTCGGCATCGACCGCTTCATGTCCGAAGCCCGTGCCCTGACCAACCTGGTCGGCAACGCCGTGGCCACCATCGTTGTGGCCAAGTGGGTCAAGGAACTGGACACCGACGTGCTGCAAGCGGAGCTGGCTTCGGGCGGTCGCGGCATTGCCGACGAGCCTAAAGACGATGTTTTGGGCCACGTTGAAGGGGCAACCCCGACTAGCGCCAAGTAA
- a CDS encoding Yip1 family protein translates to MIHHVVGLFTHPDQEWKEIRGDQEESISHMYLTHTLILAAIPAVSAFIGTTKVGWVIGNRPPVMLTVESAIWMTIMSYLAMLGGVAVMGAFIHWMARTYDANPSLARCIAFATYTATPLFIGGLAALYPHLWLGMIIGTAAICYTVYLLYVGLPTFMNIPSDEGFLFSSSVLAVGLVVLVAIMAFTVIVWGLGVGPVYTS, encoded by the coding sequence ATGATCCATCACGTAGTGGGGCTCTTCACCCACCCTGACCAAGAATGGAAAGAAATCCGTGGCGACCAGGAGGAAAGCATCAGCCACATGTACCTCACCCATACGCTGATCCTGGCGGCGATCCCCGCCGTGTCTGCCTTTATTGGTACCACAAAGGTCGGCTGGGTCATCGGCAATCGACCTCCCGTGATGCTGACCGTAGAAAGCGCGATATGGATGACGATCATGTCGTACCTGGCGATGCTCGGCGGTGTTGCGGTAATGGGCGCATTCATCCACTGGATGGCCCGCACCTATGACGCCAACCCAAGCCTAGCCCGCTGCATTGCGTTTGCCACCTACACCGCCACACCGCTGTTCATCGGCGGACTCGCCGCCTTGTACCCGCACTTGTGGCTAGGGATGATCATCGGCACCGCCGCCATCTGCTACACGGTGTACTTGCTGTACGTGGGCTTGCCGACTTTCATGAACATTCCATCTGACGAGGGCTTCCTGTTTTCAAGCTCGGTGCTCGCCGTAGGCCTGGTGGTGCTGGTCGCCATCATGGCGTTCACAGTCATTGTCTGGGGACTCGGCGTCGGCCCGGTCTACACCAGTTAG
- a CDS encoding DUF2069 domain-containing protein — MAKKPKILPALEWLEPRVKAMRAISLLCFFGLVGLLCVYYLAIADLHGARPWVILLIELVPLLILAPGMIIGSPRGHSWMCFVVNLYFIKGALAAYDPNRQIFGLLEMGASLAVFCSALLYVRWRYQLNRKLAGEGEISVA; from the coding sequence GTGGCCAAGAAGCCGAAGATCCTGCCCGCCCTCGAATGGCTCGAACCACGGGTCAAGGCAATGCGCGCCATCAGCCTGCTGTGTTTTTTCGGCCTGGTGGGACTGCTGTGTGTTTACTACCTGGCGATTGCCGACCTGCATGGGGCACGCCCCTGGGTGATCCTGTTGATCGAACTGGTGCCACTGCTGATTCTGGCACCGGGGATGATCATCGGCAGCCCTCGCGGGCATTCGTGGATGTGCTTTGTGGTGAACCTGTACTTCATCAAGGGCGCATTGGCTGCCTATGACCCGAACCGGCAAATCTTCGGTTTGCTGGAGATGGGCGCGAGCCTGGCGGTGTTTTGCTCGGCGTTGTTGTATGTGCGGTGGCGGTATCAGTTGAACCGTAAATTGGCTGGTGAGGGTGAGATTTCCGTCGCCTGA
- the ttcA gene encoding tRNA 2-thiocytidine(32) synthetase TtcA, translated as MGTLTVNQNKLQKRLRRLAGEAVADFNMIEDGDKVMVCLSGGKDSYTMLDVLMHLQKVAPIKFEIVAVNMDQKQPGFPEHVLPAYLKELGIEYHIVEKDTYSVVKELIPEGKTTCSLCSRLRRGTLYTFADEIGATKMALGHHRDDIVETFFLNMFFNGSLKAMPPKLRADDGRNVVIRPLAYCNEKDIQAYSDFKQFPIIPCNLCGSQENLQRQVVKEMLLDWERKTPGRTESIFRSLQNVIPSQLADRNLFDFTSLKIDESAASRFVNVVNL; from the coding sequence ATGGGCACTCTCACGGTCAACCAGAACAAACTGCAAAAGCGCCTTCGCCGACTGGCTGGTGAGGCGGTTGCCGACTTCAACATGATTGAAGACGGCGACAAGGTCATGGTCTGCCTGTCCGGTGGCAAGGACAGCTACACCATGCTCGATGTGCTGATGCACTTGCAGAAGGTCGCGCCGATCAAGTTCGAGATCGTGGCCGTGAACATGGACCAGAAGCAGCCGGGCTTCCCGGAGCATGTGCTGCCGGCCTACCTCAAGGAACTGGGGATCGAGTACCACATCGTCGAGAAAGACACTTATTCGGTGGTCAAGGAGCTGATTCCGGAAGGCAAGACCACCTGCTCGCTGTGCTCGCGCCTGCGTCGCGGCACGCTCTACACCTTCGCCGATGAAATCGGCGCGACCAAGATGGCCCTCGGTCACCACCGCGACGACATCGTCGAAACGTTCTTCCTGAACATGTTCTTCAACGGTTCGCTCAAGGCCATGCCACCGAAGCTGCGCGCCGACGATGGCCGTAACGTGGTGATCCGCCCGCTGGCCTACTGCAACGAAAAAGACATCCAGGCCTACTCGGACTTCAAGCAATTCCCGATCATCCCGTGCAATCTCTGCGGTTCCCAGGAGAACCTGCAGCGTCAGGTGGTCAAGGAAATGCTGCTGGACTGGGAGCGCAAGACCCCGGGCCGTACCGAGAGCATTTTCCGCAGCCTGCAGAACGTGATCCCGTCGCAACTGGCGGACCGCAATCTGTTTGACTTCACCAGTCTGAAGATCGACGAAAGCGCCGCATCGCGTTTCGTCAATGTGGTCAACCTCTAA
- a CDS encoding polysaccharide deacetylase family protein: MERKKVWLTFDDGPRQVQTETVLETLELFDIKATFFIVGNLVARHGERIKRILGEGHRIGNHTYDHLRLVGQDKDTIIDQIKMTEQALTPYQQPDLIMRPPYGAHDAMVDRTVAELGYRQVLWSVDTLDWSNNYQPGGWVSHGVEQIRKRKNSIVLMHDIHATTANNLGRFIGQIKLLGDVDFESPSTLAIAPVSQLNMYVVVRGDTLSKIAREFYGDAAKYSLIFNANRSALDHPDKIYPGLSLIIPPLE; the protein is encoded by the coding sequence ATGGAAAGGAAGAAAGTTTGGCTGACGTTTGATGACGGTCCTCGGCAAGTCCAAACCGAAACCGTGCTCGAAACACTGGAGCTGTTTGATATCAAGGCGACGTTTTTTATTGTTGGCAATCTGGTTGCCAGGCATGGCGAGCGTATCAAGCGCATCCTGGGCGAAGGGCACCGGATCGGCAATCACACTTACGATCATCTAAGGCTGGTCGGCCAGGACAAAGACACCATCATCGATCAAATCAAGATGACGGAGCAGGCACTGACTCCCTACCAGCAGCCGGACCTGATCATGAGGCCGCCTTATGGCGCTCATGATGCGATGGTCGATCGCACGGTCGCCGAATTGGGGTACCGGCAGGTTCTCTGGAGCGTGGATACCCTGGACTGGAGCAACAACTACCAACCGGGGGGCTGGGTATCCCATGGTGTTGAGCAAATAAGGAAAAGAAAGAACTCCATTGTGCTGATGCATGACATACACGCGACCACGGCCAATAATCTTGGCCGGTTCATCGGGCAGATAAAGCTGCTGGGCGATGTGGATTTTGAATCACCGTCCACACTGGCGATTGCGCCGGTCAGTCAGTTGAATATGTATGTGGTCGTAAGGGGCGACACATTGTCCAAAATTGCCAGAGAGTTTTATGGTGATGCTGCCAAGTACTCACTGATCTTCAATGCAAACAGGTCGGCGCTGGATCATCCAGATAAAATTTACCCTGGCTTGTCACTGATCATCCCGCCTCTGGAATAA
- the wrbA gene encoding NAD(P)H:quinone oxidoreductase yields the protein MSAPYILVLYYSRSGSTNEMARQIARGVEQAGLEARLRTVPAISTECEAVSPEIPDEGALYASLDDLKNCAGLALGSPTRFGNMAAPLKYFLDGTSNLWLTGALVGKPAGVFTSTASLHGGQETTLLSMMLPLLHHGMLITGLPYSESALLETQGGGTPYGASHHAGADGKSGLDAHEVALCRALGMRLAKTAQKLES from the coding sequence ATGAGCGCACCGTACATTCTGGTCCTGTACTACAGCCGCAGCGGCTCGACCAACGAAATGGCCCGGCAGATCGCCCGTGGCGTCGAACAGGCCGGGCTTGAGGCCCGACTGCGCACGGTGCCGGCGATTTCCACAGAGTGCGAAGCCGTCTCGCCGGAGATTCCCGACGAAGGCGCGCTCTATGCCAGCCTCGACGACCTGAAGAACTGCGCCGGCCTGGCGCTCGGCAGCCCGACCCGCTTCGGCAACATGGCCGCGCCGCTCAAGTACTTTCTCGACGGTACCAGCAACCTGTGGCTGACCGGCGCCCTGGTGGGCAAACCGGCGGGTGTGTTCACCTCCACCGCGAGCCTGCACGGCGGCCAGGAAACCACGCTGCTGTCGATGATGCTGCCGTTGCTGCACCACGGCATGCTGATCACCGGCCTGCCGTACAGTGAATCGGCACTGCTGGAAACCCAGGGCGGCGGTACGCCATACGGCGCCAGCCACCACGCCGGTGCCGACGGCAAAAGCGGTCTGGATGCCCATGAAGTGGCGCTGTGCCGCGCGCTGGGCATGCGCCTGGCCAAGACTGCACAGAAACTGGAGAGCTGA
- a CDS encoding SprT family zinc-dependent metalloprotease, whose amino-acid sequence MPEQLNTRVEDCFQLAESFFKRPFKRPVVSLKLRGQKAGVAHLHENLLRFNPQLYRENTEDFLKQTVAHEVAHLIAHQLFGDRIQPHGEEWQLIMRGVYELPPNRCHTYDVKRRSVTRYIYKCPCADSDFPFSAQRHGLVRQGRRYLCRRCRNTLVFSGEMRVE is encoded by the coding sequence ATGCCCGAGCAACTCAATACCCGCGTCGAAGACTGTTTCCAACTAGCCGAATCCTTTTTCAAACGACCTTTCAAGCGCCCTGTGGTGAGCCTCAAGCTGCGCGGGCAAAAAGCCGGTGTCGCGCATTTGCACGAGAACCTGCTGCGCTTCAACCCGCAGCTGTACCGGGAAAACACCGAAGATTTCCTCAAGCAGACCGTGGCCCATGAAGTCGCGCACCTGATCGCCCACCAGCTGTTCGGCGACCGCATACAACCCCATGGCGAAGAGTGGCAACTGATCATGCGCGGTGTGTACGAACTGCCGCCCAACCGCTGCCACACCTATGACGTCAAACGCCGCAGCGTGACCCGCTACATCTACAAGTGTCCGTGCGCCGACAGCGACTTCCCGTTCTCGGCCCAGCGCCACGGCCTGGTGCGGCAGGGACGACGGTACTTGTGCCGACGGTGTCGCAATACCTTGGTGTTCAGTGGGGAGATGCGGGTCGAGTAG
- the arsC gene encoding arsenate reductase (glutaredoxin) (This arsenate reductase requires both glutathione and glutaredoxin to convert arsenate to arsenite, after which the efflux transporter formed by ArsA and ArsB can extrude the arsenite from the cell, providing resistance.) — protein sequence MTDLTLYHNPRCSKSRGALELLEARGLTPTVVRYLETPLDAAQIQSLLGKLGISARQLLRTGEDEYKTLGLADSSLSEVQLIAAIAAHPKLMERPILEVGDKAIIGRPPEQILELLP from the coding sequence ATGACCGATCTGACGCTTTATCACAATCCGCGCTGCTCGAAATCCCGCGGTGCGCTCGAACTGCTTGAAGCCCGTGGCCTGACCCCGACCGTGGTCCGCTACCTGGAAACCCCGCTGGACGCCGCGCAGATCCAGAGCCTGCTGGGCAAACTCGGGATCAGCGCCCGGCAATTGCTGCGCACCGGCGAGGACGAGTACAAGACCCTCGGCCTGGCCGACAGCAGCCTGAGCGAAGTGCAATTGATCGCCGCCATCGCCGCCCACCCGAAACTGATGGAGCGACCGATTCTCGAAGTCGGCGACAAGGCCATCATCGGCCGCCCACCGGAGCAGATCCTGGAACTGTTGCCATGA
- a CDS encoding 2-hydroxyacid dehydrogenase yields MRTILFSSQNYDRDSFLAAKQPAGIELQFQPARLSLDTVALAQGYEAVCAFINDDLGAAVLERLAAGGTRLIALRSAGYNHVDLPVAKRLGLAIVRVPAYSPHAVAEHAVALILALNRRLPRAYNRTREGDFRLQGLTGFDLVGKTVGVVGTGQIGATFAKIMSGFGCKLLAYDPFPNPQVEALGARYLSLPQLLAESQIISLHCPLNEQSKHLINRESLAHMQPGAMLINTGRGGLVDTPALIDALKDGRLGYLGLDVYEEEAQLFFEDRSDLPLQDDVLARLLTFPNVIVTAHQAFLTREALDAIATITLSNITAWAAGTPENLVTGD; encoded by the coding sequence ATGCGTACGATTCTTTTCAGCAGCCAGAACTACGACCGCGACAGCTTTCTCGCGGCCAAGCAACCGGCCGGCATCGAGTTGCAATTCCAGCCAGCGCGCCTGAGCCTCGACACGGTGGCGCTCGCCCAAGGGTATGAAGCGGTTTGCGCGTTCATCAATGATGACCTCGGCGCGGCGGTACTCGAGCGCCTGGCCGCTGGAGGCACACGCCTGATCGCCCTGCGCTCGGCCGGTTACAACCATGTCGACTTGCCGGTGGCAAAGCGTCTGGGGCTGGCCATCGTGCGCGTCCCGGCCTATTCGCCCCACGCCGTGGCCGAACATGCGGTAGCGCTGATCCTCGCACTCAACCGCCGCTTGCCCCGCGCCTACAACCGCACTCGCGAAGGGGATTTCAGACTGCAGGGGCTGACCGGTTTCGACCTGGTGGGCAAGACCGTCGGCGTGGTCGGCACCGGTCAGATTGGCGCCACCTTCGCCAAAATCATGAGCGGGTTTGGCTGCAAGCTACTGGCCTATGACCCCTTCCCCAACCCTCAGGTCGAAGCCCTCGGCGCGCGCTACCTGAGCCTGCCGCAACTGCTGGCCGAATCGCAGATCATCAGCCTGCACTGCCCGCTCAACGAGCAGAGCAAGCACTTGATCAACCGCGAGTCCCTGGCGCACATGCAACCGGGCGCAATGCTGATCAATACCGGACGTGGCGGCCTGGTGGACACCCCGGCACTGATCGATGCCTTGAAAGACGGTCGCCTGGGTTACCTGGGGCTGGATGTGTATGAGGAAGAAGCGCAGTTGTTCTTCGAGGACCGCTCCGACCTGCCGCTGCAAGACGATGTGCTGGCACGGCTGCTGACCTTTCCTAACGTGATCGTCACCGCGCACCAGGCTTTCCTGACCCGCGAAGCGCTGGACGCGATTGCCACCATCACATTGAGCAACATTACAGCCTGGGCGGCGGGCACCCCGGAAAACCTGGTGACGGGAGACTGA
- a CDS encoding CaiB/BaiF CoA-transferase family protein → MLGPLASLKVLDFSTLLPGPFASLLLADMGAEVLRIESPTRMDLLRVLPPHDQGVSASHAYLNRNKRSLALDLKQPEALEVIRSLLQDYDIVLEQFRPGVMERLGLGYEALKAINPKLIYVSITGYGQTGPYKDRAGHDINYLALSGLASYTGRADTGPLPLGMQVADVAGGSLHGVIGLLAAVIARQQTGQGQHLDVSMTDCVFSLNAMAGAGYLACGVEPGPENQVLNGGSFYDYYRSRDGRWLSVGSLEPAFMKQLCAALGLEELTGLGMSPQPAHRKQLKDALKVEFEKHDFAELRTLFAGLDACVEPVLSLGEALHHPQLQARELVADVPRGDGSSQAQMACPLKFSQGLPEPRHIGAALGQHTDQVLGELGFSAERIEQLRRARVIL, encoded by the coding sequence ATGCTCGGTCCACTGGCATCACTCAAGGTTCTGGATTTCTCGACACTGCTGCCGGGGCCGTTCGCCTCGTTGCTGCTGGCGGACATGGGCGCCGAAGTGCTGCGCATCGAATCACCGACCCGCATGGACCTGTTGCGGGTTTTGCCGCCCCACGATCAAGGCGTGTCAGCCAGTCATGCCTACCTCAACCGCAACAAGCGCAGCCTCGCCCTGGACCTCAAGCAGCCTGAGGCGCTGGAGGTGATCAGGTCGTTGCTGCAGGACTACGACATCGTGCTCGAGCAATTCCGTCCGGGTGTCATGGAGCGTCTGGGGTTGGGGTACGAAGCCCTGAAGGCGATCAATCCGAAATTGATTTATGTGTCGATCACCGGCTACGGCCAGACCGGCCCCTACAAGGACCGTGCCGGCCATGACATCAATTACCTGGCCCTGTCCGGGCTGGCGAGTTACACCGGCCGTGCCGACACTGGGCCGCTGCCGTTGGGCATGCAGGTGGCGGATGTCGCCGGTGGTTCGCTGCACGGGGTGATTGGCTTGCTGGCGGCGGTCATTGCCCGGCAGCAAACCGGGCAGGGTCAGCACCTGGATGTCAGCATGACCGACTGCGTGTTCAGCCTCAATGCAATGGCGGGTGCAGGGTATCTGGCCTGTGGCGTCGAGCCGGGCCCGGAAAATCAGGTGCTCAACGGCGGCAGTTTCTACGATTATTACCGCTCCCGGGATGGGCGCTGGCTGTCGGTGGGCAGCCTGGAGCCGGCCTTCATGAAGCAGTTGTGCGCGGCATTGGGGCTGGAGGAGCTGACCGGCCTCGGCATGTCACCGCAACCGGCGCATCGGAAACAGCTTAAAGACGCACTGAAGGTCGAATTCGAAAAGCATGACTTTGCCGAGTTGCGCACGCTGTTCGCCGGACTGGATGCCTGTGTCGAGCCGGTGTTGAGCCTGGGAGAAGCGCTGCATCATCCGCAGTTGCAGGCTCGGGAGTTGGTGGCCGACGTTCCCCGTGGCGATGGCTCGTCCCAGGCGCAGATGGCTTGTCCGCTGAAGTTTTCACAAGGGTTGCCTGAGCCCCGGCATATTGGCGCGGCGCTGGGGCAGCATACGGATCAGGTGTTGGGGGAGTTGGGGTTCAGTGCGGAGCGGATCGAACAGTTGCGGCGAGCCAGGGTGATTCTTTAG
- a CDS encoding AraC family transcriptional regulator, whose protein sequence is MRERTIASHFARAALGGARRHGYDYSGLLQQLGISPELLDEPRARIAPEQFTQLIQALWLALDDEYLGFGQAPSRPGSFAMMCHAVIHCRNLDKALHRGLLFYSLFPGAPRLTLSREDEWVRLSLDDSQLWDPDHFLSESLLVIWHRFGSWLIGQRIRLEQATFSYPRPEHGAEYDLLFSCPLEFSKSQSSLLFHSRYLTMPLLQDERTLKHFLERSPADLLSRPDDGDSLSSRLRRLLSRDSSRWPDLEAVAAHLHISPQTLRRHLREEGSSFQELKDQLRRDIAIYHLSRADLSLQQIAEQLGFSEPSAFHRAFKKWTGLTPGAYRAQES, encoded by the coding sequence ATGCGTGAACGCACCATCGCCAGTCATTTCGCCCGCGCCGCCCTGGGTGGTGCGCGTCGGCACGGCTACGACTATTCGGGCCTGCTACAGCAACTGGGAATCAGCCCCGAGTTGCTGGACGAGCCCCGGGCACGCATCGCTCCGGAGCAGTTCACCCAACTGATCCAGGCGTTATGGCTGGCGCTGGACGACGAGTACCTGGGGTTCGGGCAAGCCCCAAGCAGGCCGGGCAGCTTCGCGATGATGTGTCATGCCGTGATTCACTGCCGCAACCTGGATAAGGCACTCCATCGCGGCTTATTGTTTTATAGCCTATTCCCCGGGGCTCCGCGTTTAACCCTGAGCCGCGAAGATGAATGGGTGCGCCTGAGCCTGGACGACTCGCAACTCTGGGACCCGGATCATTTCCTCAGCGAAAGCCTGCTGGTGATCTGGCACCGTTTCGGCAGCTGGCTGATCGGCCAACGTATTCGCCTCGAACAGGCCACGTTCAGCTACCCCCGACCCGAACACGGCGCCGAGTACGACCTGCTGTTTTCCTGCCCGCTTGAGTTTTCCAAATCCCAGAGCAGCCTGTTGTTTCACAGCCGCTACCTGACCATGCCGCTGCTGCAGGATGAACGCACCCTCAAGCATTTCCTCGAGCGCTCCCCCGCCGACCTGCTCTCGCGCCCGGATGACGGCGACAGTTTGAGCAGCCGCTTGCGGCGCTTGCTCAGTCGTGACAGTTCACGCTGGCCCGACCTGGAAGCCGTAGCCGCCCACCTGCACATCAGCCCGCAGACCTTGCGCCGGCATTTGCGGGAAGAGGGTTCGAGCTTTCAGGAGTTGAAGGACCAGTTGCGCCGGGACATCGCGATTTATCACCTGAGCCGCGCGGACCTGTCGTTGCAACAGATCGCCGAGCAGCTGGGGTTTTCCGAGCCGTCGGCGTTTCACCGGGCGTTCAAGAAGTGGACGGGGCTGACGCCGGGGGCTTATCGGGCGCAGGAGAGCTGA